A segment of the Necator americanus strain Aroian chromosome IV, whole genome shotgun sequence genome:
CTAAGAGAAAAGTTTGATAAGAACGACGTTCCTTGGAAGTGCAGCAGAAGCAGCTCTTTTAATTTGTGCTTATTTTACTACAAAATTTTGATCAACGGCAATTATCCCCTTTTTCAGTTgtacaaaaaaatagattttgaaACCCGTTTGGATGCAGGACAATAGAGAGGAGGAGGTGCGAATTGTGTTCAAAGAACTTTATGAAGTGCTTGGActgaaataatataataaggtTTTGAATTATTTAGTAATTTACATCACTTTTCAAAGTTATGAACCATTTTTGCCAAGAAGTCTTTGAATTTCTTGCATAGATCGTTTTTAGGGTTTTTCTtgactttcttccttttcaacCAGGCTCTTCTACTTCTCTTCCCTCCATACATATCACAATTTTTGTAACATCTTCCGTGCATATAATATAAGACATTCTTTCGGAGGACTAACactacaattttttcaattcatttgaGTAACATCTGCATCTAACGTCATGGggagagttttcttttttcaagagcGATATTTCTaccggcattttttttttataaggaaAAAGCCATAGAAAAAGAACACATGGTTGGAAGACGTCTATGAAGGGATCTGAAAGAAAACGGCAATGGTCTCATCGGGATGATGTCACGCACCATTCTCAtgagaattctcttttcattaagAAACAATATCACCAGTGGATGCCGAACGGCACGACTCGTTCGGAGACCGGCCTCATACGAACTAACGGAAGGtgtggtcgggtcaaaacgaaatgaagcatggtgtagttgcgtaagcgacagCGCTCCAAGCGATGCTGTGGAGGTGGCGGTTGGGATCAAGGAGAGACCACGGTGAACTGCAGAGATAAGAGGTGCTAGCATGGGTCCccactcgattctaaccgctccactctaccgcaccgcttcaagcgcagcagCTTGCGCAACTCCACCgtgcttgatgtcgtttttATCCTACTATAGTTTCGACTTGACTGAGACTTGATCCGCATGCGGCATACATTGAGCGATTGGTGGAAAACAccagctgcaaaaaaagctTTGCGGGATTCTTTCTCGAagtaaaggaagaagaaagttcCAGCAACAGCGCAAAGAAGACCTAGTATAGAGAGGTacttccgcgaatataatattccgctatcAGCTTTGCCGACTAAGGATGGAACTCGGACTTCTTCTTGCCGTGACATGGAAATGATAGCGAGAAGGTTCttctcgaaccttttccgctTGTCAACTTCCACGTCGAGTCTGGTGTTACGCTCCGTAACTTCTAGAAACTAGAAGTAACAATCAAGAACATGAAACCGGGCACATCCCTGTCACGATTTTATATCAGGCTTTCTCCGGGCTACTGGTCATTCTCTCATGTAATTCTAGCTTCGCAAATGATGTCCTATCTTCAGGGAGAAAGGATCACAGCCCAGTGGAAGACATCAAGAatcgttcttatccataagaaaagtGACCGAAAGAACCCTCAAAACTACTGCCTGATATACTTGCTGAGCGCCTATACAAAGTGTTCACCTCGTGCAACGTCGACGACGGATGAATTCCAATCTCATGAACTGGCTTGATTCCTCCGAGGTTTCAGCTGCATGGACAACGTCCGGACCgtcaaaggataaaggatagaatTTCCGGCTttaatcaacccgcttgggatccgTCCTCACGCTCAcctcaattcggaatcgtttgaggttcacgaacgtgtaactggcctaaaGAATGACTTGCCGTGGCTGGCTGATGTGTCAAGATCGTTGAAGTGGATTCCAAGGGACGTTATATGCCCTCGAAGGAGGCCGCGATCAGTTGGATGCGGGTTAGAGACGTGCCGACGTCTGCCGCAAACTGATATACGTCTTGGATGTTGATTACGAGGAACGACTGGAAAAGATGCTGAGTCCCTCAGGTTTCGTAAACACAGCCATCTAGGTATAAAAGTAAGTAATGGAGGGACAGTAGCCTTCTTGTTATGTTAAGACTTTCAAATTGAATACGCTAATAAGCGGATGAATGTAAACAGTCCTAGTAATTCAGAGTTTATTAAAGggcatttttgagaaaaaaaatgatataaaaaGGAAGTTCTTGTACAAATTAGAACAATGCCAAGAATCACTATCAAGAGtaactatgaaaaaaaggaataacaGTAAATTCCTTTCTGATATTCTTACTGCTGAACAGAtggactctttttttttggatttctgtcACCTTTTATAGCCAAAAATGCTGTCTATTTTGTTGTTaatatgtaaagaaaatttcaaagcagGCATAGAGACGCGCACAAATTTCAGCGCATAATGGATGGATTCCTCTAATGGTACCAACTTGCCAGCTTCAAGAAGCAAGAAATTGATGACTAAAGCGACCTACTCTCTCCTTCATATATTCCAAGAAAGAAACTGCAAAATTCTTCTTAACGTTATCtctgattttcgttgaaagtTCAGAGAACGCTTTGTGAATTTGTGgagctattgtttttttattctgtatcGGTTTTTTCCTACTAGCATTCCCATCGGATGGCAACAGGAGAGTTTCCAGATCTACATGTGTCAAGTGCCGGTGCAACACTATTTCGCAGATGGTATCCACGAATTTGTTTTGTCGTACACGAAACAAAtatttggtttaaaaaaaaaccctgtgGACTCTTCAGACGAGAACGGCTTTTTCAGGAGTATAGGTTCTTAATACAAGAAGGAAGATACACCGTTAGTAAGTGCAATACGTAAATGATCAGAGAAAACATTCGGCAGGATTTAAAAAGCGATGATTGGTGGGTTTCAAAAACCTCCGGTAGGAAACAGTGGGCGATACGCCAAATCAATTGCAGCTCTTATCTGGGCCTTCGTAGTTTCTGGAAATAGCGTTTTCTGACTCAGCTTTCCACCAAATAACAATCTTTCACTTCTCATGTAGCAACACCACAACGAAAAAATACGGAGGCATCGAAAAGGTGATCGGAACAGAGTTAGAAGAGTTAGAGTGAGTTTCTAATATccattttccaagaaataagTGTCGTTAAAGCGTCGTTAGAGATCTTAAcaaaaagttggaaataaGGGCCTTCTGCAATCGAAACTGAAAGGTTGCTCGCGCTAACAGCTTCAAAACCCTGGTAGAGCTATacacgaaatgaaaaagattttgaGAGCATAGCACTGCCTGCGACCTGCACAGCCCAGTTCAGACTAAGAAGACTACGACTGGACAAAGACTTTGTTTAGACGTTGTTCAGCAACTACCACATGTTAATTCTGACGCCGTTTACGCAGCAGGCAACACCAACTTTGATTGTATGCGTAATCGTTCATGGATGAATCGTTCATGCTCCTCTTACTTAGACTCGGACGTACATCTATAACTACATTGCGCCACTTAACTCTTGCGTAAGTGATACTCGCTTGTCCAAAATTGGAACACTAAATCATACGTCAGCTAGGGGACCAGAAGAAAGATTCTGGGAAATCGCTTTGCATTGCAGAAGCCAGTCATTCTCACGGAAACAATCACATGGGCATGAAGTACAGCCGCAAAGTTgctttttcgaagaagaattTCGCACAGTGACTTTCACAAaactcttttctttgctttctaaTTTAATCGACAAAAATCTTCATTCTagtttttgcaagaaaatatGCTTATGTTACGGACGTAATAATTTGTTTGATCTTTCTAGTGTAGTTTTGGATGTGACAGTAGTGCAAAAGTCTTGAACTGCAGCTCACGCTAATAAGTTCAAACTAAGATTACAATTCTGGAATATTTACGATATGCAAAAAGGGACATATTTAAAACCTTATATTatgcaataaaaacaaatcggATGCGGTAATCACCAGGAATGATCGGAGCGATCGCCGGAACCTCGGATTTGCTCGCCGATTACGTGGTGATAGACTCACAATCACGCGGGTTTGTTGCTGTAAAGTGGCCCGCTCGCCGAGAACGGGAATCGCCGAGGCATCGCTGCCTTATCAgggaatcaatcaataacacCGTTATGGCATTTTTCTTGATCGATAATTCTGTAATAAAACAATGAAGACGATGCGAACCGAGAACAAGAGTTACATAGAAGTTTGACATTTCGGTTAGATCACCTAATCTGTGGTGAACACAAGCAAATGGTTGTGTTCCAGGTGAGAAATGGTTGTTTCTagagaagaattttgaagttattgaacaatttcctttttcaaaaaaaaaggaagtaggAAAATGTACTTTATATCGACAAAGTACTTAACAAATATTCAAGAAAGCTCAATGCTAATGTTTTCTCTGTCTTTTTTACACATTTGTTTCTATCTCTTTAGTATTTCAAATATAGCTCCTTAACACCTTGACAAAACACCATTCATTTttgtattcattatttattatattgtatattgtatcattatattatttgcttatttatttaattttatttgattattatttatttattatattgtatattatattactatatttattttcgtatTCATTTTAACATACGTCCGAACTCCCATTCCTCGTTCTTACATATTCATTTGGATTTACGATTCTTCccaaaattgctttttttttcaaaataaacatgTGTGGTGGAAAACGTTTATTCTGAATTAGGTGTTTGATCAGTTTTCGGTTGTTTACGGAGCAGATTgtcgagaaaaatttttgctgaagacttgtagaagaaaatggaCATCTGAGGCAGCTGCTCTTCTCAATAAGCTTCCAATGGAAATCTAATGTTGTTCCAGGTCTAAGGTtctcaacaagaaaaattttcgtcCCTCGATCCTGAAACTACTATGTAATCTGGTAGAATTCTGAAGCAACCAAAAACGAGCTACAATGGAACTATTAGAAGAAACACCCTAAAAATGGCATCGCTGTAGTTTCCGAGATTTTGCACATAATGCACTATAATAATTTATGGACTCCGCAGGTTTAGAAAAGCTCTGCTGAATTTTGGTTTACAAAGTTGCTACTCTGCTAATCTTTTCTTAGTGCCGGCAGCATTATGAGAACCTTCTGACCAACTAACACTAAGTAGCCACCCTCAATCACACTACACGAGTGAGCAACGATACCGCGTCTTCCAATAAGTCAAGAGAGCGGGCAGAAAATCGAAGCTGGTCACCTCCTGTAATATGAGCACAGCCCTCCGTAATTCGGTGAGAAAATCATTAATAAAACTCGGTTTGTTTACACATCACAGACAGCCACATGAGTCACGTTTCATAAAATTCATGTGTGTtctataatttcaaaatcataaGAAGTGTACGAGATCTGGGCAAAATTTCGATGTTTGATATGAGTAAAATGCAATCATAGTTTTGTACAGAAATTCGTTGTCTCAAGGCGTTATCCTTATCGTAAACTCCGAGGGTCGACTCATACTCTTCCTGGTTGCCAATCACTTCTTAGCAGAAACATCGTTTGAGATAGATCAAAATCCCAACAATTGTAAATTTTGTGAATCATATTCGACAATTACAAGCAAAACGAAATTGCCATGTGAAAAATTcgtaacaaataataaagtagCGAGAGACTTTCTGAGGCataaaatgaacaacaaaGGAGTGTTATGATATCTGAGAACGTTAGTTATCGGCGCGACGCGCCGATACAAGTAGATAACGCTCCTTCTTGTTCAACATTTTGATGGAGTGCCGGATGACAGGTAATCTTTACTACCAATCAACAtctgggaaaaaaacggaactgtcaacaacaataacagCAACAATGGTACAACCAGCTAACAAGATAGAAGAAGGGAATAGACTGAGCtaaggaaaaaacaagaaattcttTGCACTGCATTATTCTCAGTagtcaacaaaaaatatgaatgaataagGCGTACCACCGATGAAGAAACAACATTCTCTCCGTTTCATTATCAAACAAAGTGGGTCATCAATAACGCCTGATACTCGCACAACCTGCGCGCCATCACAGACTGAAAGTGGCACGAAAAAGGGAACAGCAATAAAAAGGGAGATAAAGGTAagttacgagaaaaaaaactgcaaaaaagggGAATGGAGGTTAACGAGACTTGTTTCtaataagggaaaaaaagaaggctacaaagaaaaatagtgcATATCAAGCCATAGGAGGAATATGAGTGAAGAACACTTGCACTTGAGGTAGTTCTTATAAGAACATAAGACAATCACCATAATCTCCTCAAACGTAAAAACGCTATCCTATTAAATCGAATCCTCGCTTCAGTCATCATCAATCACAGCCAGATCCTTCTCGATCGCTTCCAttcgttttttctgtttacGGTTGGCTTCTCGACCACCACTAAATTTTCGAACAGTGCACGCCGAAAGTACAATTAGAATCATGTGATAAAGATATAGAAAGCAACAACGACCAttgaataagaagaataatgaataaaaaccaCCACTAAACAATTACCCAAGTAATTACGTATTAAATTATGGCAAGTGTTTTTCAACATTctaggagcaaaaaaaaaatagtgcgaTAAAAACCCAGATTACTCTACATAGTTCTCTATTTATAACCTacaatataatttatatttggCATGTTTTATTacttcatttatatttttgtttacgatTATTGTAACCTTATAATTTGTCTTTTGCCTCGTTACCTAAAACCCGAACTTGAAAGCGTGTTATTTTGATTTCAGTAGATGATTGCAAATTCTGCAAAGACGGTTCAATTTTCTCAGCAGCTTCAAAATTACTTCAAATTAACTACCCAGTGCCCCTCACTCATGCGAAAAGACCTAAGAAGATGGTTTAATGTCTTTCTGCAAATTTCCACTCAATATCACTTTGGTCCACTGCTAGCTACCGTTAATTTAGTCGGGCACGATCAGATCCTGGGTGTCTAACCCAATATTATCGGTAGAGTAGATCAGCGGTTACCTGAACTTTTCTGCGGTTTTCTCGCGCATCTCTTCTACGGAATCATCGCTCTTTGCCCACTCCAGAACTAATCTCCTTCCATAAATATGTGTTGAGTGAACTAATGCGTCGAAGGCGCGTCTAGCTTCTGGGACCGATATGAAATCGACGAAACCGAAACCACGGTGTTGAACTTTGCTGCCAACCTAAAAGGAAAAGCAGACTTTCGACAAATGGTCTATCTCAAAGTAACAAACCTTGTTCGGTATTCGAATACTCTTAACCTCTCCAAAAGATGTAAACAGACTCTCAATTTCCCTAATACTAGCTTGAAATGGAATATTTCGAACGAGTAGTTTCGTGCATTTTCCCTGTCCACTGGTTGATATCGATTTACGCTTCAGAGCTTCTTTATCAACTAATTCTCGGTTTGAGATCTTGAGCTCCAGGCAGTGGCCGTTCAGCAGCTCACCCtttaaaaaaccgaaaattcaaacaaaaaatacacaaCGCATTTGAATTCTCTCACTTAATATTATGCAAGAATCACACCTGCATCTCTTTAATTGCACGTTGAGCCTCCGCTTGAGTGTAGAATTGAACAAATCCAAAGCCCATAGAAAGACTCTTCCCTGGATCAGCAGGGTTCAACTTTTTCGAGACTTGTGCAGATTTGATTCGATACTTCTTCCTAGAACGAATATACAAATAGAAAGCATGATGTTGAGATTGGTTTCTTTAAAGCTGAAAAATACAGATAACTACAAACCCGAAGAGTTTACTAAGGTTTTCATCAGTTGTTACGAAGGAGAGATTTTTCACGAAGACTGTAGCACCGGACTCTAACACTTCATCGGGATCATTGACTTCAACATCTTCTAGTGTGTTTTCCATCTAAAACGGAAACAAGATGAGATTTTATAAAAACCGTTATAAGGAACGAATACCTCCTTTACATGGTCGCTATTATCCATTGATGTGCTAgctatttccactttttctccaCGCTctccttcttcctctttcgTTCGTTTTGCGgccttcttctcttcataagTCATCTTTTTCGCTGCATTAATCTCCGTTTCTTGATTGTTATCGTTTTCACGTTCATGttctgctgcctttaattccaGAATAAGAAAACGActatataaaaaaggaaatagtcctcgaaagaaaaaaaaaactactgcgccaaattgtgatttttacctcatcctttattttttcaccaaaTACGTCACCAGGGGCCCATTCCAGGTATAGCGGCTGAGTACGGAATCGAGAATACGCCAACGCTTGGAACGCCTTTTTGGCATCGACTGCATTACTCATAACAACAATAGCGCTAATGCCCCCttctgaaatataaaaaagaggattttatGGAAAACAAAGGATGGCTGTTCAGATGATAGCATTGAATGCGAGATGAGAACGTATTGAAGACAATTCTCAAGATAAAATGTTTCCCGAATATTTGAGTATGCAGAGGAGAAATTACTCAAATATAATCTGGTCAGAAAGGTCACTGATTCAACGGTTGAAgagcaaacatcaaaaaaaagttggaaagtAGCTCGGTTGATAATCATTATCCCTAAATTAGTCTTTGgttctttttaaaacttttctgGTGTTCTATCTACACCTTTAGTGGGAAAATGTAGTCAAGAGATGGGAGGCTTGCTTActtcaaaacatttctgaaCATTCGATAATTTGGTCATAGTTATGATGTCTTCCAGGATGcaaactttttgtttgttgattgTACTCGGTGAGTAACGGTAAATTAGATAAAGAGgcagttgaaaagaaaaaagtaaagtattcTAACCACTACATACAAACAATCAATAAGAAATGTTTTCGAAATGGAGTAAAACCACTAACCAGGAGGCATTAGAACTTTCTCTACATCACCAAACTTCCCAAACATGCGTTGCAATTCTTCCACATCCACACCAGCAGGTAGATTTTTAGTTATAATTACTGTATCACTGAAACTGTCATTGAATATGAAGTAAACTGAAGATTGCAGTACTGAATTTTCACCTCCTTTTAGCTGCTGGTCTAGAAAAGGCATCCAGGCAAACTCCGTTTGAAATGAAGAACTCTCTTGTTTCACGGACAAGTCTAGTTTCAGCGAGAGCAAGACGAACTCCAGCactgaaatgaggaaaatataAAGATGAGCAACAAAAGAGAACGGGTGTTGCGCACaatccaaaaattttgacCTTTCTCCTGTTTCCGAATTGAGGAGATCGCCCTTCTCTACGCCCAGTTTTTCAGCAAGAGTGTCTGCGATAGCATTAGGGCCGAGAAACAGTGCATTCCAAGAAtgagactttaaaaaataacacaataataaaaattgagactggtcaaaaataataatagataactCAAATGCAAACTATTTGGTGTCTCAGCCTTACCTTTCCAGCATtcgctttcaattttttaactttttcttttctataggAAGTTTTTTCGTTGGCTCCGATTTTTTCCTTGTCATTCTTCTCACGTTTTTCTGACCCAGGAATTATGTGAAGCATCCTGCCCTACAATTTGTCAATTTCTTTTGATCATGTAAGTTGTAAATAGAAAAGAACCTTGAAGATCTTTCCATCGCTTGAAGAATAGGCTGCTACAGCAGATTCCGGAAACACGAATTCAACTATGGCGAATCCCTTACATTTTCCCGTCTTCTTGTCAATAATAACCTGacaaatatgtaaagaagGGCTTCAGTTTAAATACTCATttcaataaaagtaaaaaactcACAAGAAATGTACTATGTAGTAACAGTGCACACCCACCTGGGTTTCAGctatttctccaaattttttgaaaaagaagtgtaAGTCCTCTTCTTTTGTTGTGAAAGGTAAATTGCGCACAAACAACCTTCCTGTTTCCAAAATCTCTTCGCGAATCCTAGCCTAAACAATCAATAAGCAAATCAGTTTAGTCACCTGGTAAAATATCATGTAGACGTGCAGCTGGTGAAAAACCAAAGTGAGTTTCACACAGTAACTGATATTAAAGTGGGAACATACCTCCTCGCTATCTCTACTAACGGTAGTGGCCTCGTCACATTCTTGTTGTTCGCTCTCATCCTTTTTAACATTCACTTTTGAGATTGTGAgctaaatttgagaaaaaagaagtttcgtgaaacaaggaaaaaaaaacttaatctttttttttgctaaatgcTTTGCACCGCAATATAAGCAACCTGTATTCTTTGAAGACCTCTGAAAAAATGGAGAGGAAAAAGTTCACAAACAAAGATTTACGACtcagaaaatatttgtagaaagGTCAAAATGTCGATTCTAGTTCAGATGACGTAACACTGGAGACGACATATTTCTTCCCGAGCAGCTTACGAGCAAATTATCCATTCGCCGTCATCGAACGGACTTTCAAGATAAGTACTGCGTATAACGATACATTTCATCGCactactagaaaaaaagaacttacaaAATAAGAAGAACAAACATACTCTATAACCTCCTATGTATTCctgatttctttgaagaactcTGCGTACGTCAGGCGGGCGATTGAATGTGATAAAAGCAGCAGCAATTGAGTCGTTTGCTACAATCttgaaagaggaaaagaaatttcatcaaTCTACAAATAATGAGGATGAGAACGAAGAACTCACCTTCATTGCCTTCACACGAACAGGACTCAGccattctttcaaattcttctgcTTTATTGACGACGGTAATCCGGTGAATAACAATGACAACGTGGTATCCCCTACGTACAAAAATAATACTCAAAAGCTGATAATCTAATCCAAAGAAACGAAATAAGAAAGTACCAGCAATGCCTTCCAGCAAAAGTTTGACCAGATTGTTGTTTTCCCCAAGATTTTCAACGTTGGTGACCTTTTGATGCTAAAAgacatttaaaaagaaagaagatgtagaagaacgagaagaaagcgaaaatgaATACGAAAGAAAGGATCCAATCTATATGAAGGTTTCTGTAGGGATAGCAGTGAAAAACTAAGGAACTACACTGGATGTAAATGGGTTTTTTAatcaaattcagaaaaaaaaacaaaaacaaatgatatGCAAGTAAAAACTAATGTTCACGTGTACTAGGTTAtatttaaagtttaaagtcGTATACATATAGTCCTATAAACTCATCTagggtaaagtgtcgttgtGGGAGGTGGGGGGACACCcagtggcgtccttatttctcgacgtacataatcaaataaatcggggccctaaggcagAAGCATTAGTCTGAAAAGatttatgacatgtaaacttaagttactaagagaaaaaagtaagtaagagGTTTGGGAAATAAGGACgtcactgagtgccccctcccAACATACATTTTCCCCTCATTTAAAGTTCGTCCGAGATAACATATTACTGTCGGAAAACTAGCTGactgtttgttttgctttgttcCACTTATTACCAGTAAAACAAGAAGCTCTCAATAATTCAACAACCAAACCTCTTTATTCGTGACACCTTGAGCTTCTAGAAATTCGCGGTATTCAGGATCgatcttctcctttttctttaagGGCTCAGAAGTTTTTGCCCCGTCCCcatctttcttcatttgttgTGGTTCGttctcatgttttcttttataagCACTGAATTGAACGTCATTAGAAGGAAAGCTTTTCAGTATAacagaagaataaaatatacGGAAAATGAGTAAAAAGAACTGTGTCTGTgcatgcaaagaaaaacatcataGAAGTACTATGtttatttgaaggaaaaagactTTGAAGCCATTCGAGCATCTtcaaagtaaattctcgatattttcatttatacCTGCTATCCTTTGAATATTGGCTCCATGCGCGAGGTTTGTTTGCATCACCGAATGGTTTACATTCTTCCACCTATAAAATAGATAAAGTGAATGGAACATAACTCACGGAATGTTGAGGCATTGATTTGATCTACCTGCAGACGTGAAGAACCCATATAGGAAAGATTCGTTTCTCGCAGCGCCTTCCTAGCATTCTCCTCGTTGTCAAAACCAACGAATGCGAATTTCCGAAATTTCCCCTCCTTGGTGTACTTTAGGGTACAATCGCTCAAAGTACcgtactttttgaaaaaagacctCAAATTTGCCTCCGTACAGTTAGAAGGGAGGCTTTTCACTATCAACCGCGTTGTCATAAGTGGGATCTGTAAGTTACAGATTCCAATAACAAGCAATAATcacaataaaatgaaacatagaacaaagaaaaaactctaaGCTGCAGATAAAAGATGCTTCGCACAAACGTGACTGGTGGCATTGGAAACCAATTTCGAACACTGATATAGGGTATAATGTAGTTGGGCGGGGGCCCTCAattgggtccttatttcaggaagtaaataagtaaatcaaTCGGGCCCTACTACCTAAGTATTAGTCTTGGACGATCTATGATACAAACGATCTCCATGTAAAATAAAgtcactaagagaaaaagtaagatagcGCATCCAGAACTAAGGACGACACTGATTCCCTTCGCTCCAATCAACAACACTTTTCTCCTACCTGATCTATCTTATCGAAAAATGCAAGAGGGAAAGCGAACGGTGGCGAGCAAATGGAAAAGAACCCCTGACGTGAAGTCATATGCGGATACCGCAGCTGCGGTCAGAGTATCGGCTGACGTGACCTTTTGGGCCACATGCAGTGCTTCCAGCTCCTGCGCCACCAGGTTGTGACGGTGCTTCACCTCACAGAGGTGTTGTAAATCTTTCAAAAGTCAAGCAGAGAATTGTGACCTGTCAGATTTTGGTTTGGAATAAAGATGAGAGACAGAGAGATTAGTAGTAGGGAGATTAGTGCGGACAAGGGGTTCGTTGTTCCGAGCAGCAATTTGACTCTGTCACGAATTCGCTGGGTTGATTTCTAGAAGTTCTGCATTTTTGCCTCTTTCTCTCCAACGAAAAAGGTCATAAATTCGTACATACAAGTATGAGTTAAAGTCATAAAAACCGCAATGAAGAAATCTTAAATTACAGATGTTTGTATCTTCTAGAGTTGATTTGATGGCTTATGAGCTCCGTGCAGGAGACGCAGGATTAATCTTAACTTgccagaactttctttctcGTCGCCAGCGTTGAAATATGTATTGTTCGCTAGAGACTTTTGACTCATTTGCCTTCGACGAAACTTACTTCGTACTCAGCGAGCTTGAATCTATTTCTAGATCGCTTTGAACTCATTCTCTTCGTGTTTTGTCGAGAATTTCGGAACTCATCTTATATATTTGGCGTGAATTACTACTCTAACGATGAGAACTTTGGTGATCAAGAGCGGAAACTACAATCaacaaatgttgttttttcgtGATTTCCGCAAGCAAAATTTTACTGTTTCGCCAAGAAGGCGTTCTTGACAGCCATACAGTTTTTCTGAGTTGTGCTTGTACAATCGAAGTTGTTTCATCACTGGTCCTGTTCCTCGAAAACTCCAGtctacatacatatttataatatagATGCTTTGTAATATGCAGCTGCTTgcagaattaaaaataagcTATCGAAGACGGTAGATGGCTTGTCAATCGATCATGCTCGAGACTATATTTCGATCAA
Coding sequences within it:
- a CDS encoding hypothetical protein (NECATOR_CHRIV.G14590.T2), coding for MTSRQGFFSICSPPFAFPLAFFDKIDQIPLMTTRLIVKSLPSNCTEANLRSFFKKYGTLSDCTLKYTKEGKFRKFAFVGFDNEENARKALRETNLSYMGSSRLQVEECKPFGDANKPRAWSQYSKDSSAYKRKHENEPQQMKKDGDGAKTSEPLKKKEKIDPEYREFLEAQGVTNKEHQKVTNVENLGENNNLVKLLLEGIAGDTTLSLLFTGLPSSIKQKNLKEWLSPVRVKAMKIVANDSIAAAFITFNRPPDVRRVLQRNQEYIGGYRLTISKVNVKKDESEQQECDEATTVSRDSEEARIREEILETGRLFVRNLPFTTKEEDLHFFFKKFGEIAETQVIIDKKTGKCKGFAIVEFVFPESAVAAYSSSDGKIFKGRMLHIIPGSEKREKNDKEKIGANEKTSYRKEKVKKLKANAGKSHSWNALFLGPNAIADTLAEKLGVEKGDLLNSETGESAGVRLALAETRLVRETREFFISNGVCLDAFSRPAAKRSDTVIITKNLPAGVDVEELQRMFGKFGDVEKVLMPPEGGISAIVVMSNAVDAKKAFQALAYSRFRTQPLYLEWAPGDVFGEKIKDEAAEHERENDNNQETEINAAKKMTYEEKKAAKRTKEEEGERGEKVEIASTSMDNSDHVKEMENTLEDVEVNDPDEVLESGATVFVKNLSFVTTDENLSKLFGKKYRIKSAQVSKKLNPADPGKSLSMGFGFVQFYTQAEAQRAIKEMQGELLNGHCLELKISNRELVDKEALKRKSISTSGQGKCTKLLVRNIPFQASIREIESLFTSFGEVKSIRIPNKVGSKVQHRGFGFVDFISVPEARRAFDALVHSTHIYGRRLVLEWAKSDDSVEEMREKTAEKFSGGREANRKQKKRMEAIEKDLAVIDDD
- a CDS encoding hypothetical protein (NECATOR_CHRIV.G14590.T1) encodes the protein MTTRLIVKSLPSNCTEANLRSFFKKYGTLSDCTLKYTKEGKFRKFAFVGFDNEENARKALRETNLSYMGSSRLQVEECKPFGDANKPRAWSQYSKDSSAYKRKHENEPQQMKKDGDGAKTSEPLKKKEKIDPEYREFLEAQGVTNKEHQKVTNVENLGENNNLVKLLLEGIAGDTTLSLLFTGLPSSIKQKNLKEWLSPVRVKAMKIVANDSIAAAFITFNRPPDVRRVLQRNQEYIGGYRLTISKVNVKKDESEQQECDEATTVSRDSEEARIREEILETGRLFVRNLPFTTKEEDLHFFFKKFGEIAETQVIIDKKTGKCKGFAIVEFVFPESAVAAYSSSDGKIFKGRMLHIIPGSEKREKNDKEKIGANEKTSYRKEKVKKLKANAGKSHSWNALFLGPNAIADTLAEKLGVEKGDLLNSETGESAGVRLALAETRLVRETREFFISNGVCLDAFSRPAAKRSDTVIITKNLPAGVDVEELQRMFGKFGDVEKVLMPPEGGISAIVVMSNAVDAKKAFQALAYSRFRTQPLYLEWAPGDVFGEKIKDEAAEHERENDNNQETEINAAKKMTYEEKKAAKRTKEEEGERGEKVEIASTSMDNSDHVKEMENTLEDVEVNDPDEVLESGATVFVKNLSFVTTDENLSKLFGKKYRIKSAQVSKKLNPADPGKSLSMGFGFVQFYTQAEAQRAIKEMQGELLNGHCLELKISNRELVDKEALKRKSISTSGQGKCTKLLVRNIPFQASIREIESLFTSFGEVKSIRIPNKVGSKVQHRGFGFVDFISVPEARRAFDALVHSTHIYGRRLVLEWAKSDDSVEEMREKTAEKFSGGREANRKQKKRMEAIEKDLAVIDDD